CCGGCGGCGAGCAGGTGGCCGGCCATGCTGGCTCCCATTACGCCCGTGCCGATGAAACCGAGGATCTTTTTATCAGACATGGTATCACTCCCATAAAATTAATTATCTTGATCATTGACCATATGCACGTTGAGGTGCGGATAGCTCATTTCGACGCCGTGTTTGGCGTACGACTCCGGCACCGCCTCCATTATATCGTAATAGAGGTTCCAGTAGTCGTCGGTTTTGCACCAGAGGCGCACGGTGTATTCGATGACGGAGTCTTTGTAGGCGCCGACGCGCACGAAGGGAGCCGGTTCGGCGAAGACCTGCGGAAATTTTTCTATCGCCTCTCTTATCGCGAGCTTGACCGTTTCGACCGGGCAGTCGTAGCCCGCGGAGAACACGAAGTCGACGCGGCGCTTATCCTCGTTGGTGTAGTTCACGATCTTTGAGGAAGATACCTCGCTGTTGGGGATGTAGATTATTTTATTATCGACAGTCGAGACCTTGGTGTGGATAAATCCGATCTCCCGCACGGTGCCGCCGACGCCGCCCACTTCGACGTAGTCTCCGACCTTGAAGGGCTTGACGGAGAGGAGCATGACGCCGCTGGATAGGTTTGAGAGGACGCCCTGCAGCGAGAGGGAGATGGCCAATCCGGCGACGCTCAGGATGGCGACGAAAGACGTTATCTGTATCCCGAGCGCCCCCGCCACGGTCATAAAGACGATAAAGTAGAGGGTAAGCTTTATCAGCGTGAGGACGAATTTGTGGAGGGTCTTTTCTATGCCCGATCTTTCAAGCGCCTTTGTCAGCGCGCCCATAACTATCTTTACGATGAGAAGTCCGCCCATGAGATAGAGCAGGGCGGGCAGCAGCGAGGCGAACGTTACCTTTTCAAGCATCGCCGGTAGTCCTTCGAGATTGATGTTCATATTGAGGTCATTCCTTTCTTAGCCTTACTTTTATGTTGCCGGCCGCCTTATTTTATCTTCTGCCTCTTCGGCTGGCAATGAACCCAGGGCGTCTTCGATACGCCATTTCACCGATATGTTTCGCGCGAAGAGCGCGATGGCAATAAAAAATGGCATTTCATGCATTGAGCATGAAATGCCATATTGTCGGCTGGCTCCTCGACGAGGACTCGAACCTCGAACCTAGTGGTTAACAGCCACCCGCGCTGCCGATTGCGCCATCGAGGAATATCAGGTCGAAAATCTCGACAGGGGCTATTATAGCACGCCTCTGATTTTTGGCAACCCCTAAAAACTCTGTTGGAGAGCAAATACGCGCGATTACGTGGAGAGCGCGGAGCTCACTCTATGCCGGAGCGGCGGCGGGAGTCATTTTGTCCCCCGGCCGCCGTCGCCGTTTTTGTTGTCGCGGTTATTTTATTTGTTCTTCGTTTGCGCGGGGGCGTCAGGCTTTTTTTGCCAGCTGAAAGGCTCGAAAGAATCCGCTCCTTCAGCCGTCTTCCAGCTCTCTTTGCGGGAGTGGTAGATCAGGAGAGGCACGCCGACCGCGAGGAGGTTGCCGACGATGAGCAGTCCGACCCATTCCGTTGGGCTGCCGACCGGTATCTGTCCGGGCGGTATGAAACCGACGATGAATGCCGCGAAGGCGCCGATGAGTCCCACTCCGCCCACAAGCCACATTCCCAGCTCTCCGCCCGGCACCTTGAAGGGGCGCGGCGTGTTAGGCTCTTTGAGGCGCAGCTTGATAAACGCCCCGAACATCAGCATGTACATGATGAGATACATGGTGACTGTAAGGGCGGAGAGTATCTGGTAGGCCGCCTGCACCGAGGGCAGCAGCACGAAGATGACGGAAAGGACCGTTACGATCGCCGACTGGAAATAGAGGATGTTGACCTGTACTCCATGCTTATTTGTCTTCTGGAGGATGAGCGGCAGATATCCGGCCTTACCTACGGCGAGGATACCTTTGCTCGGTCCCGCGATCCATGTGTTGACTCCCGCGAAGACTCCGAGGGCGAGGCAGATCGCGACGACCGGCGAAAGCCATTCGAGGCCGAAGGCCTGGAAGAGGTTGCGGTAGGCGACAAGCAGGCTCTGTGTAAGGTTGATGTCCTTCTGCGGGATGACGAAACCGATCGCCAATGTTCCAAAGACGAAGATAGCCACCGTGATGCCCGCCGAGATGAGAATGGCGAGCGGGTAATTCTTCTCCGGGTTCTCTACTTCGTTGACGTGGACCGCCGAGACCTCCATTCCCGCGTAGAAGAGGAATATACTCACCGCGAGCGAGAGGTTGCTGAAGTTCCCCAGGTCGGGGATGAGGTCGCCGGCATGCAGCGACATGTAGATCGGATGCCCCGTAACGTAATAGAGGATGCCGAGGACGATGAGGATCGCCGCCGGGATGACGGTGCCGATGAGAGTGCCCCATTTGCTTATCGCGCCCGAGAGCGACATCCCTCTGAAGTTCATCAGCGTCGAGCCCCAGTAAAAGACGAGGACTATCGCCAGGGTGTACATCTTGTTCGCCGCGAGGGCGGAGTCCGCGCCGGGGTTCGTTCCTATATACGCCACGGAAACGGCGGCGAAGGTCAGGACTGTCGGGAACCATATCGTGTTCTGCATCCACTGGAGGAAAATAGCGACAAAGCCGAGCCTTCCGCCGAATGCCTCCCCGACCCACCTGAATACGCCGCCCTTCTGCGGCCATGCGGTCGCCATTTCCGCCGCGGCGAGCGCCACGGGGATCAGGAAGAATACGGCCGCGAATATATAGTAAAACACCGACGAAAGGCCATATTCCGCCTCCGCCGGCAGGCCGCGCAGGCTGACTATCGCGGCGACGTTCATCATAGCCAGTGTAAAGACGCCGATCGTTCCGCGTTTTGAACCGGATGCCGGTTTATTTTCAGCACTCATTTTGATCTTCTCCTTTCAAAAATTTTCCGAATGAATATTCCGAAAAAGCCGGACGCGCCGGCTTTTTCGGAATGTACAGCTATTTGCTGACGCTTTTTGTTTATGAATGTTTGAAGTTTCCCGTCTCCGCTTCCGTGAGGGGCTTCGCGACGGGATGCGTCTTGAAGTACGCGAGCGCTCTCTTCATATCTTCGATGAGGAGGGAGGCCATATCGATGTTGAACCCCTTCCTGACAAGTATGCGCTGGACGACGACATTCTGCGCGTCCGCGGGAAGCGAGTAGGCGGGAACCTGCCAGCCTCTTGAGCGCAGTTTGTCGGCGAGGTCATAGAGCGAGAAGCCGGGCTTCACATCGTCGCGGAACTTCCATGTACAGCCGGGAACGCCGCCGTCTCCGTCGTATACCATCTCGAAGATGCCGAACTTCATGATCTCGCCCGCGAGGAACTGGCCGGTCTCGGCGCATTCCTGCTGGATCTTTGAATAGCCCTCTCTGCCCAGGCGGATGAAATTGTAGTATTGGCTGACGATCTGTCCCGCGGGGCGGGAGAAGTTCAGCGCGAAGGTCGGCATATTGCCGCCGAGGTAGTTGACATAGAATATGAGCTCTTCGGGAAGATCGGAGACCTCTCTCCACATTACCCAGCCCACACCGAGGGGGGACAGCCCGAACTTGTGACCGGAGGCGTTGATAGATTTTACACGCTCGATGCGGAAGTCCCATACAAGGTCACGGTGGATGAAGGGGGCGATGAATCCGCCGCTGGCGCCGTCGACGTGGATGGGGATGTCAAGCCCCGTCTCCTTCTGGAGTTTGTCGAGCGCCTCCGCCACCTGCTTGACCGGTTCGTACTGCAGCGTGAAGGTCAGTCCAAGCGTGGGGACGACGCAGATGGTGTTTTCGTCGACATACTTGCCGACCTCTTCCGGAGTCATGCAGTATTTGCCGGGCTTCATCGGGATCTGGCGGTGTTCGATATCCCAGTAGCGGGCGAACTTGTCCCAGCAGATCTGTACCGCGCCGGTGACGATGTTCGGCTTGTCTGTAGGTTTGCCCTGGGCCTTGCGCTTTTTGCGCCAGCGCCAGAGGGCCGCGAGGCCGCCGAGCATCGCCGCTTCCGACGAACCGGTGGTCGAGGTGCCGATGGTGTTGGCCTCCTCCGGCGAATTCCACAGGTTGCCGAGCATACGGACGCAGCGCGCCTCGAGCTCCGCCGTCTGCGGGTATTCGTCTTTATCGATCATATTCTTGTCGATACACTCGTCCATCAGCTTATGCGTCTCTTCATCGAGCCAGGTCTGGCAGAATGTGGCAAGGTTCTGCGAGGCGTTGCCGTCGAGGACGAGCTCGTTGTGGACCGCCTGATACGCGTCCTGCGCCTTCATCTCCGCCTCGGGGAACGCGTTTTTCGGCAGCAGGCTGGCCATGGCCGCCGAGCCGAATGTCGGGTCGATCTCTCTGTGTTCGTATTCCTTCTGGTAAAGTGACATTTTAGAAATCCCTCCTGTTAAATACCGTCTTGTGTAATTTATACGGATGGTATGTGCCGAATTTTTTCCTTTTTTCGTCTCTTCGCACCGTATGATCCGAGTATAGAGCGCGGATCATTTTTGCGAAAAATAGTTTTTGCCGAATGTCCTCTAGGCAAAAAGCATGTGATGGTTATACGCAATTAAACATGTATAA
The window above is part of the Cloacibacillus evryensis DSM 19522 genome. Proteins encoded here:
- the gadC gene encoding putative glutamine/gamma-aminobutyrate antiporter GadC, coding for MSAENKPASGSKRGTIGVFTLAMMNVAAIVSLRGLPAEAEYGLSSVFYYIFAAVFFLIPVALAAAEMATAWPQKGGVFRWVGEAFGGRLGFVAIFLQWMQNTIWFPTVLTFAAVSVAYIGTNPGADSALAANKMYTLAIVLVFYWGSTLMNFRGMSLSGAISKWGTLIGTVIPAAILIVLGILYYVTGHPIYMSLHAGDLIPDLGNFSNLSLAVSIFLFYAGMEVSAVHVNEVENPEKNYPLAILISAGITVAIFVFGTLAIGFVIPQKDINLTQSLLVAYRNLFQAFGLEWLSPVVAICLALGVFAGVNTWIAGPSKGILAVGKAGYLPLILQKTNKHGVQVNILYFQSAIVTVLSVIFVLLPSVQAAYQILSALTVTMYLIMYMLMFGAFIKLRLKEPNTPRPFKVPGGELGMWLVGGVGLIGAFAAFIVGFIPPGQIPVGSPTEWVGLLIVGNLLAVGVPLLIYHSRKESWKTAEGADSFEPFSWQKKPDAPAQTKNK
- a CDS encoding glutamate decarboxylase encodes the protein MSLYQKEYEHREIDPTFGSAAMASLLPKNAFPEAEMKAQDAYQAVHNELVLDGNASQNLATFCQTWLDEETHKLMDECIDKNMIDKDEYPQTAELEARCVRMLGNLWNSPEEANTIGTSTTGSSEAAMLGGLAALWRWRKKRKAQGKPTDKPNIVTGAVQICWDKFARYWDIEHRQIPMKPGKYCMTPEEVGKYVDENTICVVPTLGLTFTLQYEPVKQVAEALDKLQKETGLDIPIHVDGASGGFIAPFIHRDLVWDFRIERVKSINASGHKFGLSPLGVGWVMWREVSDLPEELIFYVNYLGGNMPTFALNFSRPAGQIVSQYYNFIRLGREGYSKIQQECAETGQFLAGEIMKFGIFEMVYDGDGGVPGCTWKFRDDVKPGFSLYDLADKLRSRGWQVPAYSLPADAQNVVVQRILVRKGFNIDMASLLIEDMKRALAYFKTHPVAKPLTEAETGNFKHS
- a CDS encoding mechanosensitive ion channel family protein produces the protein MNINLEGLPAMLEKVTFASLLPALLYLMGGLLIVKIVMGALTKALERSGIEKTLHKFVLTLIKLTLYFIVFMTVAGALGIQITSFVAILSVAGLAISLSLQGVLSNLSSGVMLLSVKPFKVGDYVEVGGVGGTVREIGFIHTKVSTVDNKIIYIPNSEVSSSKIVNYTNEDKRRVDFVFSAGYDCPVETVKLAIREAIEKFPQVFAEPAPFVRVGAYKDSVIEYTVRLWCKTDDYWNLYYDIMEAVPESYAKHGVEMSYPHLNVHMVNDQDN